One segment of Leptospirillum ferrooxidans C2-3 DNA contains the following:
- a CDS encoding glycosyltransferase family 9 protein, producing MGAFDPDPFPEIEDGGTLVIQRARPGDLLQSLPLLERAMRQKAPVSLLCSPQIASWARELSICQSIMTLPGVHPEEGFSGAYPKWRALVLKLRDGHWGRAVHMNNDAGGVAILRAAAVRKRYGFTRAVGWDGPGESVSDWPAYLVSSARGLRHLNRLHLSDVWREFLPREEDEPGDLPLSEGSLLGPVVLVLSGRSVYRSLTEETVVRVLDAVIRLTGRQMVLVGRPDEWDIGERIRRIGGAGVRNMAGKTSIGELDGLIRESSLVISPDTATLHLASWRRIPTIGLFFGGASPHETGARFGRRISIVSRMECFPCGGEGSGCQSISCREKIDGNLIGRVARSILEGGPLPPSSDDLWVLEGREGDGAFNTQEISGEPVWKDGTGERESAVTGVLFRRFFLRLLPGKRALDPLFRSFGSLGEWRDEKTIGMLSRIRRAIDLFRAMRYSSVERQISLVNEFPSIWPVAHHLLLSGEAADASPERDSGSERCDAALSLLSSEIDEILDSLRPDPASGQGFSLKGAETIHVG from the coding sequence ATGGGTGCTTTCGATCCGGATCCTTTTCCGGAGATCGAGGATGGGGGAACGCTTGTGATCCAGCGGGCTCGCCCCGGAGACCTTTTGCAGAGCCTTCCCCTTCTAGAAAGGGCCATGAGACAAAAAGCCCCTGTCAGTCTGTTGTGTTCTCCCCAGATTGCATCCTGGGCGAGGGAACTTTCGATTTGCCAAAGCATCATGACTCTGCCCGGAGTCCATCCTGAAGAAGGATTTTCCGGAGCCTATCCAAAGTGGAGGGCTCTGGTCTTAAAGCTTCGGGATGGGCATTGGGGGAGAGCCGTCCACATGAACAATGATGCGGGTGGTGTTGCCATCCTGAGGGCAGCGGCGGTCAGGAAGCGTTACGGTTTTACAAGGGCGGTCGGATGGGATGGTCCCGGGGAAAGTGTTTCGGATTGGCCAGCTTATCTTGTCTCAAGTGCCAGGGGATTGCGTCATCTCAATCGTCTTCACTTGTCCGATGTCTGGCGGGAGTTTTTACCCCGGGAAGAAGATGAGCCGGGAGATCTCCCGCTGTCAGAGGGCTCTCTTTTGGGTCCGGTTGTTCTGGTCCTGTCAGGCCGATCGGTTTACCGTTCTCTCACGGAGGAAACAGTGGTCCGTGTTCTGGATGCTGTCATCCGTCTGACAGGTCGCCAGATGGTCCTTGTGGGACGTCCGGATGAATGGGACATTGGCGAGAGAATCCGGAGGATCGGCGGGGCGGGTGTCAGGAATATGGCGGGAAAAACTTCCATTGGAGAGCTCGATGGTCTCATTCGGGAATCCTCTCTGGTGATCTCCCCGGATACAGCCACTCTTCACCTTGCTTCATGGAGGAGGATCCCGACGATCGGGCTTTTTTTCGGAGGGGCTTCCCCTCATGAAACAGGAGCCCGTTTCGGACGGAGGATTTCCATTGTTTCGAGAATGGAGTGCTTCCCTTGCGGGGGGGAAGGATCCGGCTGCCAGAGTATTTCCTGCCGGGAAAAGATCGACGGGAATCTGATCGGTCGCGTCGCCCGGTCGATCCTTGAGGGGGGGCCCCTGCCGCCCTCCTCTGATGATCTTTGGGTCCTTGAGGGGAGAGAAGGGGACGGGGCGTTCAATACGCAGGAGATATCGGGAGAGCCTGTCTGGAAGGATGGCACGGGAGAAAGGGAGTCCGCTGTGACAGGAGTGCTTTTCAGACGGTTTTTTCTCAGACTTCTTCCGGGAAAGAGAGCTCTTGACCCCTTGTTCCGATCCTTCGGCTCCCTTGGAGAGTGGCGGGATGAAAAAACCATCGGGATGCTCTCGAGGATCCGACGGGCCATCGACCTCTTCCGGGCCATGAGATATTCGTCTGTCGAGAGACAGATCTCCCTTGTGAACGAGTTTCCGTCCATCTGGCCGGTCGCTCACCACCTTCTGCTGTCCGGTGAAGCAGCGGACGCTTCCCCGGAGAGAGACTCCGGTTCGGAACGATGTGATGCTGCACTGTCTCTTTTGTCATCGGAGATCGACGAGATCCTTGATTCGCTCAGGCCGGATCCGGCCTCCGGGCAAGGATTTTCCCTGAAAGGAGCGGAAACCATCCATGTCGGATAA
- a CDS encoding tetratricopeptide repeat protein, whose protein sequence is MVHILTFNWHEGYLTLLGKIPDIRLTIVERQKGGYSRWMTEFRPCPRGSRIVSEQLAMEELARGGFDLVIAHDPTDLLLTKESSVPQILVLHNRITTMLALGGNKVSREEYLEWFSGLTGMVPDLEIVAISKSKAMDWGLDGIRVIEPGVDPDVWGPYEGNNRVILRVGNFLKERDLMMGGSVGEQAIGSFPSLTVGLNPSITGSMPSAGLSDLIAAYRSSRVYLHTTIHPWEDGYNLSLLEAMASGLPVVALDHPGSPVIHGRSGFLEKTLDGLHQRLSWFLDHPSEARAMGEKAREDILRQFPLDRFIGKWSSVIGEKFSRSQERKKDREERSDLLALIPGGARTILEIGCRKGSIGRGIRERFSGITIWGIESNSEQCDLAKPHYDRIFCQNEMDCGAEIPPNSIDVLLLPDILSRIADPSAFLKEYMHCLSESGVVIAAIPNIRYHEVLSGMLSGNFDLGDPGISGKSGFFSKKAIASLMSRTGLWVEVVSPALDGRYKQIVFNEKSQSRELMDVDIGPMVVKGQDEEGVRDLFTVEYLLVCRRKVRAILDRIEMLSTDDDSGVLEILTESREDPWLSEADRAEIHLKEGEIHARAGRFEMAIASYEQSFPVLDPKRDERPSQGIALSYLLTGRYDQAIHWFKRAFDLNPGCWQALTGFGMCCQSLGRLEDALFYYGQSLAMEPSQEELPALMIQTARSLEDAEQAAGLLLGLVESYPHSPLLRREYARFLLEHGRDDEAYEHLRLVLADNSKDGEAIRMLSRIPMRRDAVVRGL, encoded by the coding sequence ATGGTTCATATTCTGACCTTTAACTGGCATGAAGGGTATCTGACTCTCCTGGGGAAAATTCCGGATATCAGGCTGACGATCGTCGAACGTCAAAAAGGGGGGTATTCCCGATGGATGACAGAGTTTCGTCCATGCCCCAGGGGTTCAAGAATTGTGAGTGAGCAGCTGGCAATGGAAGAGCTGGCGAGGGGGGGATTCGATCTGGTGATCGCCCATGATCCGACCGATCTTCTTCTCACGAAAGAATCTTCTGTTCCGCAGATCCTGGTTCTTCACAACCGGATCACGACAATGCTTGCGCTGGGTGGGAACAAGGTTTCGAGGGAGGAATACCTGGAATGGTTCTCTGGCTTGACGGGGATGGTTCCCGATCTTGAGATCGTTGCCATTTCAAAATCCAAAGCGATGGACTGGGGGCTTGATGGCATCCGGGTGATCGAACCGGGGGTCGATCCGGATGTGTGGGGCCCATACGAGGGGAACAATCGGGTCATCCTTCGGGTCGGAAACTTTTTGAAGGAACGGGATCTGATGATGGGAGGTTCGGTTGGAGAACAGGCCATAGGATCCTTTCCCAGCCTGACGGTCGGACTGAATCCTTCCATTACGGGTTCCATGCCCTCTGCCGGCCTTTCGGATCTCATCGCCGCCTACCGTTCCAGCAGGGTTTATCTCCACACGACGATTCATCCATGGGAAGACGGCTATAACCTTTCCCTTCTGGAGGCGATGGCTTCCGGATTGCCGGTTGTGGCCCTCGATCATCCGGGATCACCGGTGATCCATGGACGCTCCGGGTTCCTTGAAAAAACCCTTGACGGCCTTCATCAGCGGCTTTCGTGGTTTCTGGATCATCCTTCGGAGGCCCGGGCAATGGGTGAGAAAGCAAGGGAGGATATCCTCCGGCAGTTTCCACTGGATCGATTCATTGGGAAATGGTCCTCTGTGATCGGAGAGAAGTTTTCCAGGAGCCAGGAGAGAAAAAAAGATCGGGAAGAGCGTTCCGACCTCTTGGCCCTGATTCCCGGAGGAGCCCGGACCATTCTTGAAATTGGCTGCAGGAAAGGTTCGATCGGACGGGGAATTCGGGAGCGATTTTCCGGAATCACCATCTGGGGCATTGAGAGCAATTCCGAGCAGTGTGATCTGGCGAAGCCCCACTACGACCGGATCTTCTGTCAAAACGAGATGGACTGCGGGGCAGAAATTCCCCCCAATTCCATTGATGTTCTGTTGTTGCCGGATATCCTTTCCCGGATTGCGGACCCTTCCGCGTTTTTGAAGGAGTACATGCATTGCCTGTCCGAATCGGGGGTGGTGATTGCTGCTATCCCGAACATCCGCTATCACGAGGTTTTATCGGGAATGCTCTCCGGGAACTTTGATCTTGGAGATCCGGGAATCTCGGGAAAATCGGGATTTTTCAGCAAAAAGGCGATCGCTTCCCTCATGAGCCGGACCGGACTCTGGGTTGAGGTTGTTTCTCCAGCCCTCGATGGCCGGTACAAGCAGATCGTTTTCAATGAAAAAAGCCAATCCCGGGAACTCATGGATGTCGATATCGGTCCGATGGTGGTGAAAGGCCAGGATGAGGAGGGGGTCAGGGATCTTTTTACTGTGGAATACCTTCTGGTCTGCCGAAGAAAAGTCCGGGCCATTCTCGACCGGATCGAGATGCTTTCGACCGATGACGACTCTGGGGTTCTGGAAATCTTGACGGAGTCAAGGGAAGACCCCTGGCTGAGCGAGGCGGATCGTGCGGAAATCCATCTCAAGGAAGGAGAAATACATGCAAGAGCCGGGCGATTTGAAATGGCGATCGCCTCGTATGAGCAATCCTTTCCGGTGCTAGATCCGAAGAGGGATGAGCGCCCCTCGCAAGGCATTGCCCTTTCCTATCTTCTGACGGGCAGGTACGACCAGGCCATCCACTGGTTCAAGAGGGCGTTTGACCTGAATCCGGGATGCTGGCAGGCGCTGACAGGGTTCGGTATGTGTTGCCAGTCCCTTGGCCGCCTTGAGGATGCGCTTTTTTACTATGGGCAGTCCCTGGCCATGGAGCCTTCCCAGGAGGAGCTTCCGGCACTGATGATCCAGACCGCAAGGTCCCTTGAGGATGCCGAACAGGCTGCGGGCCTTCTCCTGGGTCTGGTGGAGTCCTACCCCCATTCCCCTCTCCTTCGCAGGGAATATGCCCGTTTCCTTCTGGAACATGGTCGGGATGATGAGGCTTACGAGCATCTCAGACTTGTTCTTGCCGATAATTCAAAGGACGGGGAAGCAATACGGATGTTGTCCCGGATCCCGATGAGACGGGATGCGGTTGTTCGGGGTCTGTAA
- a CDS encoding glycosyltransferase family protein, with product MKVLMSYTSLPHTTAIYLEKAMRAHCEVLTCGPTADEFCLSRWNLLDLLPKVHPHDIPFFSHPYMELVSALPSGYRPDFCLFVETGIHYPLAFLELFSCPKACYLIDTHLHKEAHLALSRSFDVIFLAQKAYVEEFSQRLERPVFWLPLAADPEIHKPCFSEESFDIGFCGSITNPLQMRSRRLKRLALRFDVRFKRVFLEEMSQFLGGARILFNDAVADDLNMRVFESLAMGKPLLTPEVPGLADLFSLTGKDAEVCVYTDESLVHQARLLLETYQESLKMAARGRAKVLTAHTYHHRAKTILSVMEDLSRESSGIFSGGKRHGSYSDL from the coding sequence ATGAAAGTTCTCATGTCCTATACAAGCCTTCCCCACACGACCGCAATCTATCTCGAAAAAGCCATGCGGGCCCATTGCGAGGTTCTGACCTGTGGTCCGACTGCGGATGAGTTCTGCCTTTCAAGATGGAATCTTTTGGATCTCCTTCCGAAGGTCCATCCCCATGACATTCCCTTTTTTTCCCACCCTTACATGGAGCTTGTCAGTGCTCTTCCCTCCGGCTATCGTCCGGATTTCTGCCTGTTTGTCGAAACGGGTATCCATTATCCCCTGGCTTTTCTGGAACTTTTTTCCTGTCCGAAAGCCTGTTATTTAATTGACACCCATCTGCATAAAGAGGCACACCTTGCTCTTTCCAGAAGCTTCGATGTGATTTTTTTGGCACAAAAAGCCTATGTGGAAGAGTTTTCCCAAAGGCTGGAACGTCCTGTCTTCTGGCTTCCTCTTGCGGCCGATCCTGAGATCCATAAACCATGTTTTTCGGAAGAGTCCTTCGATATCGGATTTTGCGGAAGCATTACCAATCCTCTCCAGATGCGGTCCAGACGTCTCAAACGTTTGGCGCTTAGATTCGATGTCCGGTTCAAAAGGGTCTTTCTGGAAGAAATGTCGCAGTTTCTGGGTGGGGCCAGGATCTTGTTCAACGATGCGGTGGCCGATGATCTGAATATGCGAGTTTTTGAAAGCCTTGCAATGGGAAAACCTCTCCTGACGCCGGAGGTTCCGGGTCTGGCGGATCTTTTTTCCCTCACAGGAAAAGATGCAGAGGTTTGTGTCTATACCGATGAGAGTCTTGTTCATCAGGCACGCTTATTGCTTGAGACATATCAGGAGTCATTGAAGATGGCCGCAAGAGGGCGTGCAAAGGTCCTCACCGCCCATACTTACCATCATCGCGCCAAAACGATTTTGTCAGTCATGGAAGATCTGTCCCGTGAGTCATCCGGGATCTTTAGCGGAGGGAAAAGACATGGTTCATATTCTGACCTTTAA